The following are from one region of the Corylus avellana chromosome ca1, CavTom2PMs-1.0 genome:
- the LOC132166947 gene encoding uncharacterized protein LOC132166947 — translation MQVQCTWTCPGIRFRQSTVLYFSKHLRSLHVDSVRRGRERGSSGYPSFVATMSAVSTEKDAVSTHNGSTQKTPQPLQVAKRLEKFKTTIFTQMSSLAIKHGAINLGQGFPNFDGPEFVKEAAIQAIRDGKNQYARGYGVPDLNNAIVERFKKDAGLVVDPEKEVTVTSGCTEAIAATILGLINPGDEVILFAPFYDSYEATLSMAGANVKCITLRPPDFAVPINELKSAISKNTRAILINTPHNPTGKMFTREELNTIASLCIENDVLVFTDEVYDKLTFEMDHISMASLPGMYERTVTMNSLGKTFSLTGWKIGWAIAPPHLTWGVRQAHSFLTFATCTPMQWAASVALRAPDSYYVELKRDYLAKKTILVEGLKAAGFKVFPSSGTYFVVVDHTPFGLENDVAFCEYLIKEVGVVAIPTSVFYLNPEDGKNLVRFTFCKDEGTLKAAVERMKEKLMRK, via the exons ATGCAGGTCCAATGCACCTGGACATGCCCTGGAATTCGGTTCAGGCAATCCACAGTGCTCTACTTTTCAAAGCATTTGCGTAGTCTCCACGTCGATAGTGttcggagaggaagagaaaggggGAGCAGTGGTTACCCATCTTTTGTGGCCACCATGTCTGCCGTTTCGACAGAGAAAGATGCCGTTTCGACTCATAACGGATCGACCCAGAAGACCCCTCAGCCTTTGCAG GTTGCAAAGCGCTTGGAGAAGTTCAAAACTACAATTTTCACACAAATGAGTAGTCTCGCCATCAAGCATGGAGCGATAAACCTCGGCCAAGGCTTTCCCAACTTTGATGGTCCTGAGTTTGTAAAGGAAGCGGCAATCCAAGCCATTAGGGATGGGAAAAATCAATATGCTCGTGGATATGGAGTTCCAGACTTGAACAATGCAATTGTCGAACGGTTCAAGAAAGATGCTGGGCTTGTGGTAGATCCTGAGAAGGAAGTCACTGTTACCTCTGGGTGCACAGAAGCGATTGCTGCTACTATCTTAGGGTTGATAAATCCTGGAGATGAGGTGATCCTCTTTGCTCCCTTTTATGATTCATATGAAGCCACACTCTCCATGGCTGGTGCCAATGTTAAATGTATAACATTGCGCCCTCCAGATTTTGCTGTCCCCATCAATGAGCTCAAGTCCGCTATCTCAAAGAATACGCGTGCAATTCTTATAAATACTCCACACAACCCAACAGGAAAGATGTTCACCAGAGAGGAACTCAATACGATTGCATCCCTCTGCATTGAGAATGATGTGTTGGTTTTTACCGATGAGGTTTACGATAAGCTGACGTTTGAAATGGATCACATTTCCATGGCATCTCTTCCTGGAATGTATGAGCGCACAGTTACTATGAATTCCTTGGGGAAGACATTCTCCTTAACAGGATGGAAAATTGGGTGGGCAATAGCTCCTCCCCATTTGACATGGGGAGTGCGGCAGGCACATTCTTTCCTCACATTTGCTACCTGCACTCCAATGCAGTGGGCAGCATCAGTAGCACTAAGAGCCCCAGACTCTTACTATGTGGAGCTAAAGAGAGATTACTTGGCAAAGAAGACAATTTTAGTGGAGGGATTGAAGGCTGCTGGTTTCAAGGTATTTCCATCGAGCGGGACCTACTTTGTGGTTGTAGATCATACCCCTTTTGGGCTGGAAAATGATGTTGCTTTTTGCGAGTACCTGATCAAGGAAGTTGGGGTTGTAGCAATCCCAACCAGTGTATTTTACTTGAACCCTGAAGATGGAAAGAATCTGGTGCGGTTTACTTTCTGCAAGGATGAGGGGACTCTGAAGGCTGCAGTTGAGAGGATGAAGGAGAAGTTGATGAGAAAATGA
- the LOC132169178 gene encoding low affinity inorganic phosphate transporter 1-like yields MANKDQLEVLRVLDRAKTQVYHFTAVVIAGMGFFTDSYDLFCISLVTKLLGRIYYHVEGSSKPGTLPPNIAAAVNGVAFCGTLAGQLFFGWLGDKMGRKRVYGVTLMLMVICSIGSGLSFGSSPNAVMTTLCFFRFWLGFGIGGDYPLSATIMAEYSNKKTRGAFIAAVFAMQGFGILCGGMVAIVVSAIFRALFPAPAYSVNPTASTIRQADYVWRIILMFGALPAGLTYYWRMKMPETPRYTALVDKNEKKACQDMSKILNIEIQEVRKDETAVVDQKSNSKIQFGLFTREFARRHGLHLLGTTTTWFLLDIAYYSQNLFQKDIFSAVGWIPAAKSMSALEELYKIARAQTLIALCGTVPGYWVTVLLIDYIGRFAIQMIGFLFMSVFMFALAIPYHHWTEKGHHVGFVAMYALTFFFANFGPNCTTFIVPAEIFPARLRSTCHGISAASGKAGAIVGAFGFLYASQSQDKSKTDSGYPPGIGMRNSLLVLAVISVVGLFFTFLVPETKGKSLEETSREHVDEEEGDDHHQDQDQGEDQINRV; encoded by the coding sequence ATGGCCAACAAAGACCAACTGGAGGTTCTCCGCGTGCTCGACCGAGCAAAAACGCAGGTATACCACTTCACGGCAGTGGTGATCGCCGGAATGGGGTTCTTCACCGATTCCTACGATCTCTTCTGCATCTCCCTCGTCACCAAACTCCTCGGTCGCATATATTACCACGTCGAAGGCTCGTCGAAGCCGGGTACCCTGCCTCCCAATATTGCCGCCGCAGTCAATGGGGTCGCCTTCTGTGGGACCCTAGCCGGGCAGCTCTTCTTCGGGTGGCTTGGCGACAAGATGGGAAGGAAGCGCGTCTACGGCGTAACGCTCATGCTTATGGTTATTTGCTCCATTGGCTCCGGCCTTTCCTTTGGGAGCTCGCCCAACGCCGTGATGACTACACTCTGCTTTTTCAGGTTTTGGCTCGGCTTCGGAATCGGCGGCGATTACCCGCTCTCCGCAACGATCATGGCGGAGTACTCCAATAAGAAGACACGTGGCGCTTTTATTGCGGCGGTTTTCGCCATGCAAGGCTTCGGAATTCTTTGCGGTGGCATGGTGGCTATAGTTGTCTCCGCCATCTTTCGGGCTCTGTTTCCTGCACCGGCTTACTCCGTTAATCCAACCGCTTCGACCATCCGTCAGGCGGACTATGTTTGGCGGATCATTCTCATGTTTGGAGCATTGCCGGCCGGTTTGACTTATTATTGGCGGATGAAGATGCCGGAGACCCCTCGTTACACTGCGCTCGTTGACAAGAACGAAAAGAAAGCTTGCCAAGACATGTCAAAGATTTTGAACATTGAAATTCAAGAGGTGAGAAAAGATGAGACGGCGGTGGTTGATCAGAAGAGCAATTCTAAAATACAATTCGGGTTATTCACTCGAGAATTTGCCCGCCGTCATGGGCTGCACTTATTGGGAACGACAACCACTTGGTTCCTGCTTGACATTGCTTATTACAGCCAGAATTTGTTCCAAAAGGACATATTCAGCGCCGTTGGATGGATCCCTGCCGCAAAATCAATGAGCGCCCTCGAAGAGCTTTACAAGATTGCAAGGGCTCAAACGCTAATTGCTCTCTGCGGCACAGTTCCCGGCTACTGGGTCACCGTCCTTCTCATCGATTACATCGGAAGGTTTGCGATTCAGATGATTGGGTTTTTGTTCATGTCAGTTTTCATGTTCGCCCTTGCAATTCCTTACCACCACTGGACGGAAAAAGGGCACCACGTTGGGTTTGTTGCCATGTATGCGCTAACCTTCTTTTTCGCGAATTTCGGGCCTAATTGCACGACATTCATCGTGCCGGCGGAGATCTTCCCGGCACGGCTTCGATCGACTTGCCATGGCATCTCAGCCGCTTCGGGAAAAGCCGGTGCAATAGTGGGAGCATTTGGGTTCTTGTATGCATCGCAAAGCCAAGACAAGTCGAAGACTGACTCCGGGTACCCTCCCGGAATTGGCATGAGAAATTCTCTCCTTGTGCTAGCTGTGATTAGTGTGGTGGGGCTATTCTTCACGTTTTTGGTGCCGGAGACGAAGGGGAAATCGCTGGAGGAGACGTCAAGGGAGCATGTTGATGAAGAAGAGGGTGATGATCATCATCAAGATCAAGATCAAGGTGAAGATCAAATCAACAGGGTTTAA
- the LOC132169262 gene encoding LOW QUALITY PROTEIN: protein NODULATION SIGNALING PATHWAY 2-like (The sequence of the model RefSeq protein was modified relative to this genomic sequence to represent the inferred CDS: inserted 2 bases in 1 codon), whose amino-acid sequence MAMAMDHSTLRLDCSAAYSTEYDDLSGLGPTNWDWPPVEDWEHLLGQNGLDLIDSMIDDGGGLIYNLASAGSVEEGSTSSLSDSTSTEEITMDEQTNEDSRNGLRLVHLLIAAADALTGANKCRDLARVILVRLKGLVSPKDGTNMERLAAYFTEAXGAGGSHRDDHHNQTDVVHAFQLLQDMSPYVKFGHFTDNQAILEAVAHDRRIHIVDYDIMEGIQWASLMQALVSRKDGPSTPHLRITAISGPGGSGSGRKSISTVQETSRRLTAFAASIDQPFSFHQCRLDSDETFRPSALKQVRGEAVVINCMLHLPHFNHRTPESVASFLSGAKTLNPRIVTLVEEEIGHVGKGEFLDRFVDTLHHYSAVYDSLEAGSPMQSCTRGLVERVFFGPRIAGSLARIYRGHGEDEWGEWLTAEGLRPVPISFANHCQSKLLLSLFNDGYRVEELANNKIALGWKSRRLLSASVWTPPDSDF is encoded by the exons ATGGCCATGGCTATGGACCACAGTACCCTTAGGCTCGACTGTTCGGCGGCCTACAGCACCGAATATGATGACCTCAGTGGACTAGGCCCTACTAACTGGGACTGGCCCCCTGTGGAGGACTGGGAACATCTTCTAGGCCAAAACGGCTTAGACCTCATCGACTCCATGATCGACGATGGAGGAGGACTCATCTACAACCTGGCTTCAGCCGGCTCCGTTGAAGAAGGGTCGACGTCGTCCCTCTCCGATTCCACATCCACTGAGGAGATCACCATGGACGAACAAACGAACGAAGACAGCAGGAACGGGCTGAGGCTGGTGCACCTACTGATCGCGGCGGCAGACGCGCTCACCGGCGCTAACAAATGCCGGGATCTGGCTCGGGTGATATTGGTTCGGCTCAAGGGATTGGTCTCTCCCAAAGATGGAACTAACATGGAGAGACTAGCGGCGTATTTCACTGAGGC AGGCGCCGGCGGTTCCCACCGCGACGACCACCACAATCAGACGGACGTGGTGCACGCTTTCCAGCTCCTGCAGGACATGTCACCCTACGTCAAGTTCGGCCATTTCACTGACAACCAAGCCATCCTCGAGGCCGTGGCCCACGACCGCCGGATCCACATCGTCGATTACGACATCATGGAAGGCATCCAGTGGGCCTCACTCATGCAAGCTCTCGTTTCCCGCAAGGACGGACCCTCGACCCCACACCTCCGAATAACCGCCATCTCTGGCCCCGGTGGCTCCGGAAGCGGAAGAAAATCGATCTCCACCGTCCAGGAGACAAGCCGCCGCTTGACTGCGTTTGCGGCATCGATCGATCAGCCCTTCTCGTTCCACCAATGTCGGTTGGACTCTGACGAGACGTTTCGGCCGTCGGCTTTGAAGCAGGTGAGAGGGGAGGCCGTTGTGATCAATTGTATGCTTCACCTCCCACACTTCAACCACCGGACACCCGAGTCGGTGGCTTCCTTTTTATCCGGAGCCAAGACCCTCAACCCGAGGATTGTGACGCTGGTGGAGGAGGAGATTGGCCACGTCGGCAAGGGCGAGTTCCTGGACAGGTTTGTTGACACCCTACACCACTACTCGGCCGTGTACGACTCGCTTGAGGCCGGGTCCCCCATGCAGAGCTGCACCAGGGGTTTGGTGGAGCGGGTGTTCTTCGGGCCCCGGATAGCCGGGTCGTTGGCCCGGATCTACCGTGGGCATGGAGAGGACGAGTGGGGGGAGTGGTTGACTGCGGAAGGACTCAGGCCTGTACCCATAAGCTTTGCAAATCACTGTCAATCGAAGCTTTTGTTGAGCCTGTTCAACGACGGGTACAGGGTGGAGGAGCTGGCCAATAACAAGATTGCTTTGGGGTGGAAATCGCGGCGTTTGCTGTCAGCTTCTGTTTGGACGCCGCCGGACTCTGACttttaa
- the LOC132167709 gene encoding protein NODULATION SIGNALING PATHWAY 2-like: MSLVGSAIAMAMAVDHTFGFDYSGYGNNSGATGTAAMEYEVSGVGSSNWPDWPPVEDWEHLVGQNDLDVIESMMDDAGGLVYNLAPTGSVEDGSSVEEASSVEEGSSSLSESTEVEVMTVEEQTNGVDRNGLRLVHLLLAAAEALKPANKSRDLARVILFRLKGLVSPTDGTNMERLAAYFTEALQWLLESAGGVHTKHLITSGSHRDDHHNQTDVLHAFQLLQDMSPYVKFGHFTANQAILEAVANDRRVHIVDYDIMEGIQWASLMQALVSRKDAPPAPHLRITAISRAGGSGRGRKSISTVQETGRRLTAFAASIGQPFSFHQCRLDSDETFRPSGLKQVRGEALVINCMLHLPHFNHRAPESVASFLSGAKTLNPRIVTLVEEEMGHVGKGGEFLDRFVDILHHYSAVYDSLEAGSPMQSRTRALVERVFFGPRIAGSLARIYRGLGEDESGSWGEWLAAGGLRAVPISFANHCQSKLLLGLFNDGYRVEELANNKIALGWKSRRLLSASVWTPPDSDPVT; the protein is encoded by the coding sequence atgAGCTTAGTCGGCTCCGCCATAGCTATGGCCATGGCCGTGGACCATACTTTTGGGTTCGACTATTCAGGCTATGGCAACAACTCCGGCGCAACTGGCACGGCAGCCATGGAATATGAAGTGAGTGGAGTGGGCTCTAGTAACTGGCCGGACTGGCCTCCAGTGGAGGACTGGGAACATCTTGTAGGCCAAAACGACTTGGACGTCATCGAGTCCATGATGGACGATGCAGGAGGACTTGTCTACAACCTGGCTCCAACCGGGTCTGTTGAAGACGGGTCGTCGGTGGAAGAAGCGTCGTCCGTCGAAGAAGGGTCGTCGTCTCTCTCCGAGTCCACCGAGGTGGAGGTGATGACGGTGGAAGAACAAACCAACGGCGTGGACAGGAACGGGCTGAGGTTAGTACACCTCCTGTTGGCGGCGGCGGAGGCGCTTAAACCGGCAAACAAAAGCCGGGATCTGGCCCGAGTGATATTGTTTCGGCTCAAGGGATTGGTCTCTCCCACAGATGGAACTAACATGGAAAGACTAGCGGCGTATTTCACGGAGGCCCTGCAGTGGCTGCTAGAAAGCGCCGGCGGTGTCCACACCAAGCACCTCATCACCAGCGGTTCCCACCGTGACGACCACCACAATCAAACGGATGTGCTGCACGCTTTCCAGCTCCTGCAGGACATGTCACCCTACGTCAAGTTCGGCCATTTCACCGCCAACCAAGCCATCCTCGAGGCCGTCGCCAACGACCGCCGCGTCCACATCGTCGATTACGACATCATGGAAGGCATCCAGTGGGCCTCCCTCATGCAAGCTCTCGTCTCCCGCAAGGATGCCCCCCCGGCCCCACATCTCCGAATCACCGCCATCTCCCGTGCCGGTGGTTCCGGCCGCGGAAGAAAATCGATCTCCACCGTCCAGGAGACAGGCCGCAGATTGACTGCGTTTGCGGCGTCGATCGGTCAGCCCTTCTCTTTCCACCAGTGTCGGTTGGACTCTGACGAGACGTTTCGGCCGTCGGGTTTGAAGCAGGTGAGAGGGGAGGCGCTTGTGATCAATTGTATGCTTCACCTCCCACACTTCAACCACCGGGCACCCGAGTCCGTGGCTTCCTTTTTATCCGGAGCCAAGACCCTCAACCCGAGGATTGTGACACTGGTGGAGGAGGAGATGGGCCACGTGGGCAAAGGCGGCGAGTTCCTGGACCGGTTCGTGGACATCCTGCACCACTACTCGGCGGTGTACGACTCGCTGGAAGCCGGGTCGCCCATGCAGAGCCGGACCAGGGCTTTAGTGGAGCGGGTGTTCTTCGGGCCCCGAATAGCCGGGTCATTGGCCAGGATCTACCGTGGGCTTGGGGAGGACGAGAGTGGGTCTTGGGGGGAGTGGTTGGCTGCGGGAGGGCTCAGGGCTGTACCCATAAGCTTTGCAAACCATTGTCAATCGAAGCTTTTGTTGGGCCTGTTCAATGACGGGTATAGGGTGGAGGAGCTGGCGAATAACAAGATTGCTTTGGGGTGGAAATCGCGGCGTTTGCTGTCAGCTTCTGTTTGGACGCCGCCGGACTCTGACCCTGTAACTTAA